Genomic segment of Limnohabitans sp. INBF002:
CTTCGGAGCGATGGATGAGTGGTTTAAGTCGCACGCCTGGAAAGCGTGTGTGGGTTAATAGCCCACCGAGGGTTCGAATCCCTCTTGCTCCGCCACTACAAAAAGTAAAAAAGCGCCTTTTCAGGCGCTTTTTTATGGCTGATTAGATTCACGCGATCAGCTGCTGCTCTCTTGCGCTTTTTTGATCACGTTCTTGGCATCCGTGCTGCTGTTGGCAGCGGCAGAACTGATGGGGTTTTGGATGACCAAGCCCAACAAGCGCGCGCCGTGCTCGACCGCAATCGAGCCATACGAAATGTCGCCCTGCACGATGGAGTCTTTGTGAAACTCCACACGTTCGGCCGCATAAATATTGCCTTCGACTTTGCCCGCCACCATCACGCGATGAGCCGTGATGTCGCCAGACACTTCACCTGTCTTGCCAATCGCCACCGTGACTTTGTTGTCTTTGGTGGTTTCGATATTGCCTACCACTTTGCCATCAATGCGCACGCTGTCAAGCAGCACCAAACGACCATAAATTTGGGTCGTCCGGCCAATGATGGTGTCAAAGCGCTCTTGCGAAGGCGACAACGATTTGTCTTTGAGTTTTTCAAACATGGCAGGCCTTTTAGATGGTGAACGCGTTCACTGAGCGCTGGCAACGGTGGCGGTTTGCAACAACATTTGCGTGGGGTTCAACACGCGGTCATTGCGCATCACTTCGTAATGCAAATGCGGGCCTGTGGAACGGCCCGTGTTGCCCAACTGTGCAATGGTGTCACCACGTTGCACTTTTTGGCCGACCTCGACCAAGCGCTTACTCAAATGTGCATAACGGGTGGTGAAGCCTTCAATGTGGCTCACCTCCACCACGTTGCCGTAAGAAGCGTCCCATGCTGAGCGTGTCACTGTGCCTGCTGCCGTCGCCACGATGGGCGAACCGACCTCGGCCACAAAATCTAAACCTTCATGCATGGCCAATTGGCCGGTGAAAGGATCATTGCGAATACCAAAACCACTGGTCACGCGAAAGTCTTTTCCCATGGGAATGCCCGTAGGCAAAGCGTGCAACCAACTGAGCTGGGCTGACCAGTTTTGGGTCAAATTCCGCACGGCCACTTGGGTCTGGCTAAATTCATCCATCGCGGAGGCAAGATCATGATTCAAATCACGCGAAGGCGTGCTTTGCAAGCGAGGGGCAACCCAAGGACCACCGCGTGCCTCGTCTTTTTTGCTGTATTTGTCGCGTAAATTGGTGGGGGTCGCCACTTCCATGAAGCGGTTTTTCAAGGTTTCAAGCTGGCGAATTTCTTGTACGGTGGTGTTGAGGGTTTGGCGCAGGTTGTCCAAACGTTCACGGTACACCGCCTCGACTTTTTGCTGCTCGGCTTCAGTGGTCACACCACCCAAGCTACGCGCCAAGCTGGGGCTCATTTCAATCGCAATCCGAAAACCAATGAAGTGCAACAGCACACCAAAAGC
This window contains:
- a CDS encoding M23 family metallopeptidase, with the translated sequence MQLMWVSGPTASVRTISITARKVLMGICASAFVLVAFGVLLHFIGFRIAIEMSPSLARSLGGVTTEAEQQKVEAVYRERLDNLRQTLNTTVQEIRQLETLKNRFMEVATPTNLRDKYSKKDEARGGPWVAPRLQSTPSRDLNHDLASAMDEFSQTQVAVRNLTQNWSAQLSWLHALPTGIPMGKDFRVTSGFGIRNDPFTGQLAMHEGLDFVAEVGSPIVATAAGTVTRSAWDASYGNVVEVSHIEGFTTRYAHLSKRLVEVGQKVQRGDTIAQLGNTGRSTGPHLHYEVMRNDRVLNPTQMLLQTATVASAQ
- a CDS encoding polymer-forming cytoskeletal protein; translated protein: MFEKLKDKSLSPSQERFDTIIGRTTQIYGRLVLLDSVRIDGKVVGNIETTKDNKVTVAIGKTGEVSGDITAHRVMVAGKVEGNIYAAERVEFHKDSIVQGDISYGSIAVEHGARLLGLVIQNPISSAAANSSTDAKNVIKKAQESSS